A genomic window from Quercus lobata isolate SW786 chromosome 10, ValleyOak3.0 Primary Assembly, whole genome shotgun sequence includes:
- the LOC115962827 gene encoding gibberellin 20 oxidase 1-D-like, with protein MGLRDENGGFVFDSAMLQKQANLPSEFLWPQEDLVEAQEELNEPLIDLGGFKRGDEVETARAAELLSKACSEHGFFQVTNHGIDATIIQAAHNEIDTFFNLPLDKKLSLRKKPGSLNANGYSGAHAHRFQSKLPWKETYTLLHHENDPSNPNIIVDYCKSVMGEDFEHTGWICQRYCNALKELGLLITELLAISLGVDRFHYRNFFEDCVSMMRCNYYPPCQNPGLTFGTGPHCDPNSLTILHQDQVGGLEVFSNNKWKAIRPEPGALVVNIGDTFMALCNGRYKSCLHRAMVNRNLERKTIAFFLSPREDRVVRPPQELFSREEPRKYPDFTWPEFWEFSQKHYRSDVTTIDNFIKWKLSSKPSGTFTSVA; from the exons ATGGGGCTTAGAGATGAGAatggtggttttgtttttgattcaGCTATGCTTCAAAAACAAGCAAACTTGCCTAGTGAGTTCCTTTGGCCACAGGAGGACTTGGTTGAAGCTCAGGAAGAGCTCAACGAACCTCTAATAGACCTGGGTGGGTTCAAGAGAGGTGACGAGGTGGAAACAGCTCGAGCTGCCGAGCTTTTGAGCAAGGCTTGCTCGGAACATGGTTTCTTCCAAGTCACCAACCATGGTATCGATGCCACTATCATTCAAGCCGCACACAATGAAATCGATACCTTTTTCAACTTGCCCCTCGACAAGAAGCTCAGTCTTCGCAAGAAGCCTGGCTCTCTCAATGCCAATGGGTACTCAGGTGCACATGCGCATCGTTTTCAATCAAAGTTGCCATGGAAGGAGACATATACTCTTCTCCACCATGAGAATGACCCATCGAACCCCAACATTATTGTTGACTATTGCAAGTCTGTCATGGGAGAAGATTTTGAACACACAGG TTGGATTTGCCAAAGATACTGTAATGCCTTGAAGGAACTCGGTTTATTGATTACGGAGCTCCTGGCAATTAGCTTGGGTGTTGATCGTTTTCACTATCgcaatttttttgaagattgtGTCTCAATGATGAGGTGCAATTACTATCCCCCTTGCCAAAATCCTGGCCTCACCTTTGGCACCGGACCACATTGCGACCCAAACTCCTTGACCATACTTCATCAAGACCAAGTTGGAGGCCTCGAAgttttttcaaataacaaatggAAAGCAATTCGACCTGAACCAGGTGCCCTAGTCGTAAACATTGGTGATACCTTCATG GCATTATGTAATGGGAGATACAAGAGTTGCCTGCATAGAGCAATGGTGAACAGGAATTTGGAGAGGAAAACGATTGCTTTCTTTTTGTCCCCAAGAGAGGACAGAGTGGTGAGACCcccacaagagctgtttagtcGAGAAGAGCCAAGGAAGTACCCGGATTTCACATGGCCAGAATTCTGGGAGTTTTCACAAAAGCACTACAGGTCTGATGTCACTACCATCGACAACTTCATCAAATGGAAACTATCTTCCAAACCATCCGGCACTTTTACTTCTGTTGCTTGA